DNA sequence from the Paenibacillus azoreducens genome:
GTCTTTCAACAAAAAAATCTCCCGCGCGCGAGGAGACTCTTTTCATCATTATTAATGGCCTGATTGTTTCATGTGATAAAGGAAATCTTTGAGCCCTTCCCGCCAATGCCTTAAGTCGCGAAAGCCATTCGTTCTGATCGCTCCATGATCCATAACCGAATTGGCCGGACGCGGGGCCGGACGTAAAAATTGGGCCGTCGTGCATGGCTCGAGCCTGGCGGTGATGTTCAAACCGGCGGCTTCGGCCTCCGCAAAGATAGCCTCCGTAAATTCATACCAAGTGCATTCCCCGGTATTTGAGGCGTGATAAATTCCATACCGCTCTGTCTGGATCAACTCGGACAAAAATCCGGCCAAGTCTATCGTGTATGTGGGCGAACCCTTTTGATCATGCACCACCTGCACCAGCGGTTTCTCCTGTCCTAAACGGAGCATCGTTTTAACGAAATTATTTCCGTATTTCCCGTAAACCCAGGAAGTCCGGACGATAAAATAGCGGGATGATAACGTCTGTACCAGCATTTCGCCGGCTCTTTTGGACTTGCCATATACGCTTCGGGGATCGGTGTTATCGTACTCCCGGTAAGGATGAGGGGATAAACCGCTAAAAACGTAATCCGTACTGATATAGATCATTTTGGCCCCAGCTTTTTCCGCAGCCAGGCATACATTTCTTGTTCCGTCAGCATTTACCCGGTACGCTTCGTCGATATCCGCCTCAGCGGCATCTACAGCCGTATAAGCGGCACAATGAATCACTGCGTCGGGTCGAAACGCCGCCATCGCCTTTTGGCATTGTTCCAAATCCGCTACATCGAGTTCATTGCGGCCGCATCCCCGAACCTCGTGACCTGTTTGAAGCAGCACGGTTACAGTATCCCTGCCCAATTGTCCATTTGCTCCGGTCACCAATACCCGCATCAAGCTCCCCCCAGCCGCGTACCATACTGTTTGGCATAATAGGCCTGGTAATCGCCTGATTGAATGCGGCTCCACCATTCCTCATGATTCAAATACCAACGTATGGTTTCTTTGATCCCGGTCTCAAAATCATATTGGGGTTTCCAGCCAAGCTCACGGATGATTTTGCTTGCATCGATCCCGTAGCGGCGGTCATGTCCGGGACGGTCTTCCACATACGTAATCAGCGATTCCGGTTTGCCCAGCTCTTTCAAAATCTCTTTTACGATATGAATATTGGTCCGTTCATTGTTTCCCCCGATGTTATAAACTTCACCGGCACGGCCGCTGTGGATCACCAAATCAATGGCGCTGCAATGATCTTCCACGTAAAGCCAATCCCGGATGTTCATGCCGTCGCCATAGACAGGCAAGGGTTGATCTTGCAAAGCCCGGGAAATCATCAAAGGTATCAATTTTTCGGGAAATTGGTACGGACCGTAGTTGTTGGAACAGCGCGTAATGTTGACCGGAAGGCCATACGTTTCATGGTAGGCGCGGACCAACACATCTCCTCCGGCTTTGCTCGCCGAATATGGACTGTTGGGAGACAGCGGCGTTTCTTCCGTAAATAGTCCGGTTTTTCCCAGAGATCCGTATACTTCATCCGTGGATACTTGAACGAATTTGGATACGCCATATTTTTTCGCCGCATCCAGCAGCAACTGCGTGCCAAGAACATTGGTCCTAACAAAGATGTCCGGTTCCAAAATACTGCGGTCCACATGGGATTCGGCAGCAAAATTTACAACGACGTCGATACCCTGCCGAAATAATTGGTCCACGCCTTTGGCATCCGTAATATCCGTTTTTGAAAACGAATAATTAGGATGGTTCTCTACCGCCTCCAAGTTCTCCAAATTGCCGGCATACGTAAGCGAATCGACATTCACGATATGATAATCCGGGTGCTGGCGAAGCATGTATAAAATAAAATTGCTGCCGATAAAACCTGCCCCGCCGGTAACAAGAAGTCTCATCATAGACATTAGGCCTCCTAATCGAAATTCAGTTCCGCATCCTGCAGCAGCGGGTGACGCCCGTCTTTGTCCGACAGGATCGGATCGGAGACCGGCCAATCGATTCCCAGCGCCGGGTCACTCCATAAAATGCCCCGATCATGCTCGGGGGAATAATATTCGTCCACCTTGTACAAAACCTGGGTATTCGGTACAAGCGTGCATAATCCATGCGCAAAACCTTGGGGAACAAGCAGCTGCCGATGGTTATATTCGCTCAGGATCACTCCGAGCCATTGCCCGAATGTGGGCGAACCGCGGCGGATATCAACGATCACGTCATAAATCGCGCCTTTGACGACGCGGACGATTTTGGTTTGCGCCTTGGGATTCAGTTGATAATGCAGCCCGCGGATCACGCCGGGTTCCGCAGACAGTGAGTGATTGTCCTGAATAAACCGGAATGAAATCCCCTGTTTCCCAAGTACAGCTTCGTTGTAACTCTCCATAAAAAAACCCCGGTGATCTCCATGGACAACCGGTTCAAGCAAACATGCACCCTGCAGCTCTAGAGGAGTTATTTTCATATTGACTTAGGCGCCCTCCTTTCGTCCTTACAACTTGAAGCGGCCAAATTCCTCGCCAAATACCACGTTTTGTGCCAGGTCATTCGCCCGGGTCCATGATAGATGGGTTCCGGCATCCGTCCACCAGCCTTTCAATACATCAAAGGTTAACTCATTCTGTTTAATATATGAATTATTTACGTCCGTGATTTCCAATTCGCCCCTTGCCGAGGGTTTTAACGTGCGGATAATTTCAAACACCTGTTGATCGAACATATAAATGCCCGTAACCGCATAGTCGCTTTTGGGCAGCTGCGGCTTTTCTTCGATGGAAACGATGTGGTTTTCCCTTAGTTCGGGTACTCCAAAGCGGCTCGGATCTTGAACCTTCTGGATCAAAATTTTGGCACCGCTTGGCTGCTGCCGGAATTTATCGATAAATGGGGTAATATCGTCTTCGAACACATTGTCCCCCAAAATAACGACCATTCGCTCCCCGCCGACGAACTGCTCGGACAAAGCCAAAGCTTGCGCGATTCCCCCGGCTTCATCCTGAACCTTGTACGTAAAGCAAACCCCCATTTCCCGTCCGCTCCCAAGCAGACTCACAACGTCCCCCATATGTTCCTTGCCTGTAACAATCAAAATATCCGTGAGACCGGCTTGTTTCAGTTTTGAAATGGAATGAAAAATCATGGGATACTTCCCGACGGGAAGAAGATGCTTATTGGTGACCTTGGTTAAAGGGTATAAACGGGACCCTGTGCCTCCGGCCAAAATGATTGCTTTCATAAATGCCTCCTAGATTAATAAGGTAGTGAATCATGATAAGCAAGCATACTCATAGATGGGGAATGTTACGAATTGTTAGCAATATAGAAACAATGATACAAAATGTATCCTTGGTTTATTATAACAAATAAAATGGGTTTGGGAATCATTTGGATGAAAAAAACACTTATCTAAATGTACGCATGAGCGTGCATTTAAGATAAGTGTTTTTTAAATGAATAGTTGTCCTTCACTCTTCATTACATCTTTTAAATAAATCAGTAAATCTTCCCTCAAATCATGATGCTGAAGAGCATAATGAATAGTTGTCTTGATGAATCCCAACTTTTCTCCCACATCATGCCGCAAGCCGTCAAAATGATAAGCCAATATCGATTCCTTTTGACTTAAGGCAGATAATGCATCTGTTAATTGAATCTCTCCGTTGACCCCTGCAGACTGCCCCTCTAAAAGTTCAAATATATGAGGGTCCAATATGTAGCGGCCCATGATGGCCAAATTGGATGTTGCCTCGGAAGGTTTTGGTTTTTCGATCAGCCGCAATGCTTGAAATACGCGATCTTCGATTTGCCGGCCATCTACAATACCATAGCGGTAAACTTCATCAAATGGAACCGGCTGTACGCCGACGATCGAGGCATTGTATTGTTCATGCACCTGAATCATCTGCTTTAAGCAGGGAACCTCAGCTTCAACAATATCATCTCCTAAAAGTACCGCAAACGGTTCATTCCCTATAAATTTACGCGCGCACCAAATCGCGTGACCTAACCCTTTAGGCT
Encoded proteins:
- a CDS encoding sugar phosphate nucleotidyltransferase, which encodes MKAIILAGGTGSRLYPLTKVTNKHLLPVGKYPMIFHSISKLKQAGLTDILIVTGKEHMGDVVSLLGSGREMGVCFTYKVQDEAGGIAQALALSEQFVGGERMVVILGDNVFEDDITPFIDKFRQQPSGAKILIQKVQDPSRFGVPELRENHIVSIEEKPQLPKSDYAVTGIYMFDQQVFEIIRTLKPSARGELEITDVNNSYIKQNELTFDVLKGWWTDAGTHLSWTRANDLAQNVVFGEEFGRFKL
- the rfbD gene encoding dTDP-4-dehydrorhamnose reductase → MRVLVTGANGQLGRDTVTVLLQTGHEVRGCGRNELDVADLEQCQKAMAAFRPDAVIHCAAYTAVDAAEADIDEAYRVNADGTRNVCLAAEKAGAKMIYISTDYVFSGLSPHPYREYDNTDPRSVYGKSKRAGEMLVQTLSSRYFIVRTSWVYGKYGNNFVKTMLRLGQEKPLVQVVHDQKGSPTYTIDLAGFLSELIQTERYGIYHASNTGECTWYEFTEAIFAEAEAAGLNITARLEPCTTAQFLRPAPRPANSVMDHGAIRTNGFRDLRHWREGLKDFLYHMKQSGH
- the galU gene encoding UTP--glucose-1-phosphate uridylyltransferase GalU, producing the protein MKIRKAIIPAAGLGTRFLPATKAMPKEMLPIVDKPTIQYIIEEAVASGIEDIIIVTGKGKRAIEDHFDYSFELEHNLTEKRKWDLLNEVRRPSEMADIHYIRQKEPKGLGHAIWCARKFIGNEPFAVLLGDDIVEAEVPCLKQMIQVHEQYNASIVGVQPVPFDEVYRYGIVDGRQIEDRVFQALRLIEKPKPSEATSNLAIMGRYILDPHIFELLEGQSAGVNGEIQLTDALSALSQKESILAYHFDGLRHDVGEKLGFIKTTIHYALQHHDLREDLLIYLKDVMKSEGQLFI
- the rfbC gene encoding dTDP-4-dehydrorhamnose 3,5-epimerase; amino-acid sequence: MKITPLELQGACLLEPVVHGDHRGFFMESYNEAVLGKQGISFRFIQDNHSLSAEPGVIRGLHYQLNPKAQTKIVRVVKGAIYDVIVDIRRGSPTFGQWLGVILSEYNHRQLLVPQGFAHGLCTLVPNTQVLYKVDEYYSPEHDRGILWSDPALGIDWPVSDPILSDKDGRHPLLQDAELNFD
- the rfbB gene encoding dTDP-glucose 4,6-dehydratase — encoded protein: MRLLVTGGAGFIGSNFILYMLRQHPDYHIVNVDSLTYAGNLENLEAVENHPNYSFSKTDITDAKGVDQLFRQGIDVVVNFAAESHVDRSILEPDIFVRTNVLGTQLLLDAAKKYGVSKFVQVSTDEVYGSLGKTGLFTEETPLSPNSPYSASKAGGDVLVRAYHETYGLPVNITRCSNNYGPYQFPEKLIPLMISRALQDQPLPVYGDGMNIRDWLYVEDHCSAIDLVIHSGRAGEVYNIGGNNERTNIHIVKEILKELGKPESLITYVEDRPGHDRRYGIDASKIIRELGWKPQYDFETGIKETIRWYLNHEEWWSRIQSGDYQAYYAKQYGTRLGGA